From Anopheles arabiensis isolate DONGOLA chromosome 3, AaraD3, whole genome shotgun sequence, a single genomic window includes:
- the LOC120901042 gene encoding uncharacterized protein LOC120901042, protein MSKRSKQTGNFYKKRARLMDEVERNVDALNITLETASTSVWPDLGVEVTPEDLELLFAGCSSAEPTTSTTTTTSNATTTSNDFHEFEDIYDSADVATDANDRFEFMKNLNLKDALVHLIILGRASRFLTEGFLAILRKFFKAKVPKTKRTLLKTEADIKSEITPINGGKLWYRGIEKVLLKYFEDIDPEPDIFTIDVSIDGLPLFRSSRKQLWPIQIRMVELPKVPPFVIGTYGGPKKPHSIGEFLNPLVKEINDLQKRGLQFKHKLVPMVLRAFIADSPMRATLKATMNFNARHGCLKCTCVGTTIQVGPNKTKIILDSIDAPPRTNVGFRQRDDKAHHKEWCSPLEAIDDFDMVEGMPVSDRLHLLDEGIFQKILVGFLNNTFELLGHIYPRQKEVVSAYIIKIRLPYEIPRRIRSLDEIAQWKLY, encoded by the exons ATGTCTAAGCGTTCGAAACAGACGGGAAATTTTTATAAGAAGAGGGCTCGGTTGATGGATGAGGTCGAAAGGAATGTGGATGCATTAAACATCACGCTTGAAACGGCTTCGACTTCTGTTTGGCCGGACCTTGGAGTGG AAGTTACACCAGAAGATTTGGAATTGTTGTTTGCAGGATGTAGTTCGGCAGAGCCAACAACATCTACCactacaacaacatcgaacGCAACCACGACATCGAACGATTTTCATGAATTTGAAGATATCTATGATTCGGCAGATGTTGCGACTGATGCCAATGATCGCTTCGAATTCAtgaaaaatttgaatttgaaggaTGCACTTGTGCATCTTATCATTCTTGGCCGTGCTTCACGTTTTTTAACAGAAGGCTTCCTTGCCATCTTAAGGAAGTTCTTTAAAGCTAAAGTccctaaaacaaaaagaacttTGCTAAAAACTGAAGCCGATATTAAATCAGAAATTACACCAATTAATGGGGGTAAATTATGGTACCGTGGCATAGAAAAAGTGCTTCTTAAATATTTTGA AGATATTGATCCTGAACCGGACATATTTACCATCGATGTTTCTATCGACGGGCTTCCACTGTTTAGAAGTTCCCGTAAACAGCTTTGGCCAATACAAATAAGGATGGTCGAATTACCAAAGGTTCCACCATTTGTCATTGGAACTTATGGAGGCCCGAAGAAACCCCATAGTATTGGAGAATTTTTGAATCCTTTGGTGAAGGAAATAAACGATCTCCAAAAAAGAGGCCTTCAGTTTAAGCATAAGTTGGTGCCAATGGTTCTTCGGGCTTTTATTGCAGATTCGCCGATGCGGGCCACTTTGAAAG CTACAATGAATTTCAATGCCAGACATGGATGCTTGAAATGCACATGTGTTGGGACAACTATTCAGGTTGGAcctaataaaacaaaaattattttagatTCCATCGATGCACCTCCACGCACGAACGTTGGATTTAGGCAAAGAGATGACAAAGCTCATCATAAAGAATGGTGCAGTCCTTTGGAAGCCATCGATGACTTTGATATGGTCGAAGGAATGCCAGTGTCCGACAGGTTGCATTTATTGGATGAgggaatatttcaaaaaatacTAGTAGGGTTTTTGAACAACACTTTCGAACTATTAGGCCATATTTATCCTCGTCAGAAGGAAGTAGTATCTGCCTATATAATCAAAATTAGGCTTCCCTATGAAATACCTCGTAGAATCCGGTCCCTTGATGAAATTGCGCAATGGAAA TTATACTAG